One part of the Gossypium raimondii isolate GPD5lz chromosome 1, ASM2569854v1, whole genome shotgun sequence genome encodes these proteins:
- the LOC105787001 gene encoding uncharacterized protein LOC105787001 — MGYGPHRFLWKAYGSLILYQRSGFLRGGQGFDKGRPRCGAETETVLHALKDCPTSKAVLSTGGWSRSFISKNYDHCSDWLEDLMRVLDKRAMADLMTTLWNCWNNRNNFIFRGKEEEAKQIWERASNLSKEFRICNMTNEPLLSQNAVVKKWKKPPKGFIKINFDASVCDDRIGFGTIIRDEEGFVLGGGGGFKEGRVSVEEAACMAFEESINVAQRLNFKENVLFETDHVGLVNRLNNLVNDVTVIGARIMKCTVALNSFKSASLIWTERACNNVAHLICKKMCREARNCLFEMDYPSEIHTAVICDVT; from the exons ATGGGATACGGCCCTCATAGGTTCCTTTGGAAAGCTTATGGAAGCTTGATACTCTACCAAAGATCCGGGTTTTTGCGTGGAGG ACAGGGTTTTGACAAGGGGCGTCCTCGATGTGGAGCAGAGACCGAAACAGTGCTACATGCATTAAAAGACTGTCCAACTTCGAAAGCAGTTTTGTCGACCGGAGGGTGGTCTAGGAGCTTTATTTCTAAGAACTACGATCACTGCAGTGATTGGCTGGAAGACTTGATGCGGGTCCTCGACAAGAGAGCTATGGCCGACTTGATGACAACATTATGGAACTGCTGGAATAACAGGAACAACTTTATCTTCAGGGGTAAAGAAGAAGAGGCAAAGCAAATATGGGAAAGAGCTAGCAACTTGTCGAAGGAGTTTCGAATATGTAACATGACGAATGAGCCTTTACTGTCACAGAATGCCGTGGTGAAGAAGTGGAAAAAACCTCCAAAGGGATTCATTAAGATAAACTTTGATGCTTCAGTTTGCGATGACAGAATCGGATTTGGCACGATTATAAGGGATGAAGAGGGCTTTGTCTTGGGAGGCGGTGGGGGCTTTAAAGAGGGAAGAGTGTCGGTGGAAGAGGCTGCGTGCATGGCTTTTGAAGAGAGTATCAACGTGGCGCAaagattgaattttaaagaaaatgttcTCTTTGAAACTGACCATGTGGGGCTGGTCAACAGACTTAATAATTTAGTCAATGACGTCACTGTTATAGGCGCTAGGATTATGAAATGCACAGTAGccttaaattcttttaaatcgGCCAGTTTAATTTGGACAGAGCGTGCGTGTAATAATGTAGCCCATTTAATTTGTAAGAAAATGTGTAGGGAGGCTAGAAACTGTTTGTTCGAAATGGATTATCCTTCGGAAATCCACACTGCTGTTATTTGTGATGTTACTTAA